A window of Mycolicibacterium fluoranthenivorans contains these coding sequences:
- a CDS encoding DNA cytosine methyltransferase, with protein MIDLFAGCGGMTAGFVAEKYTPLLSVEFNLHAAATYAANFGEDHTIFGDIKDVARKQIPRADLVVGGPPCQGFSNLGSKNIDDPRNQLWREYLRVVSIAKPKVFVIENVDRFLKSAEFELLKNEADCGSLKGYKLSYGHLNAADFGVAQRRIRTIVIGSRVGQIELPKATHARNPAPGSELLRWNGTKTQIKDLPARPPTNSLPASTVQFFGEIVPGVFKAPQLHIGRNPTQLSLQRYDHVPPGGGRFDVPDHLLPRCWREKPTGTTDVMGRMQWDFPSHTIRTEFYKPEKGAYLHPQWDARGRKRVNRPITHLEAARLQGFHDDFLWCGTKIEIARQIGNAVPVGLAQVIAKHLKPYL; from the coding sequence ATGATCGACCTGTTCGCAGGTTGCGGGGGCATGACGGCGGGATTCGTCGCTGAGAAGTACACCCCACTGCTCTCTGTCGAGTTCAACCTGCATGCCGCTGCGACGTACGCGGCCAATTTCGGCGAAGATCACACCATCTTCGGTGACATAAAGGATGTGGCCCGCAAGCAGATCCCACGCGCCGATCTGGTCGTCGGCGGCCCTCCCTGCCAGGGCTTTTCAAACCTTGGCTCGAAGAACATCGATGATCCACGCAACCAGCTGTGGCGCGAATACCTGCGCGTGGTCAGTATCGCGAAGCCCAAGGTATTCGTCATCGAGAACGTCGACCGCTTCTTGAAATCGGCCGAGTTCGAGCTGCTAAAGAACGAGGCGGACTGCGGATCACTCAAGGGCTACAAGTTGAGCTACGGTCACCTTAATGCCGCAGACTTCGGCGTCGCCCAGCGACGCATTCGCACCATCGTCATCGGCTCCCGAGTCGGTCAGATAGAGCTGCCGAAGGCAACCCACGCGAGAAATCCCGCGCCCGGGTCCGAGCTGCTGCGATGGAACGGCACCAAGACGCAGATCAAAGACCTCCCCGCGCGGCCCCCGACCAACAGTCTGCCCGCGAGCACGGTCCAGTTCTTCGGTGAAATCGTGCCGGGAGTGTTCAAGGCCCCACAACTGCACATCGGCCGCAACCCGACACAGCTGTCGTTGCAGCGATACGACCATGTGCCGCCAGGTGGCGGCCGCTTCGATGTGCCCGATCATCTACTGCCACGCTGCTGGCGCGAGAAGCCCACTGGCACAACCGATGTCATGGGCCGAATGCAGTGGGATTTCCCTTCACACACAATCCGAACCGAGTTTTACAAGCCAGAGAAAGGTGCGTACTTACACCCGCAGTGGGATGCTCGCGGCCGCAAACGGGTGAACCGACCGATCACACATCTGGAGGCCGCGCGATTACAGGGCTTTCACGACGACTTCCTCTGGTGTGGGACCAAAATCGAAATCGCCCGCCAGATCGGCAACGCGGTCCCAGTCGGCCTCGCTCAGGTAATCGCGAAGCACCTCAAGCCGTACCTGTGA
- a CDS encoding NaeI family type II restriction endonuclease, protein MSEPDSLPFDIAFPPSVEAPEAGFQDSRARAIRRRRNTFREHPAPTQPMGKMLRAWTLHSGLDQEAPAELTPFVDWFEKEPEARERFRWALRDSLDELLDGQRTGRWAYQHLSKTEKTYLGTAVEVNLTKEFEFPNGEHLDWRIAGIDIDCKFSKDLGGWEIPMEMYLCVDHGGRQGKADHPALLTWFDDTTNQWAAGLVTVTDDRLWWRSDKTTGALIRGYNRDNKRRLADTSAGIVFWLWGGLQVDLPHNLLLNLDMDARGRILSPNLSGQKRVDQLFREVQGSIVGRETVLTVAQQDDAPKRVRDARKALGPEGIVILGHQDAHPTIAAALGLPVPVKGEWIAVRLAPASEGSSLPFVTVQGRPWAVAGDNDPPVAAPMDYRRLN, encoded by the coding sequence GTGAGCGAGCCGGATTCTCTGCCGTTCGACATCGCGTTTCCGCCGTCTGTCGAGGCGCCGGAAGCAGGATTCCAGGATTCACGCGCTCGCGCAATCCGTCGTCGCCGCAACACCTTCCGCGAGCATCCGGCGCCTACCCAGCCAATGGGAAAGATGCTGCGGGCGTGGACGTTACACAGCGGGTTGGACCAGGAAGCCCCCGCCGAGTTGACACCGTTCGTCGACTGGTTCGAGAAAGAACCCGAAGCGCGTGAACGATTCCGGTGGGCCCTGCGCGACTCGCTCGACGAACTGCTGGACGGACAGCGGACCGGACGGTGGGCGTATCAACACCTGTCGAAGACCGAGAAGACGTACCTGGGCACCGCCGTCGAGGTAAATCTGACCAAGGAGTTCGAGTTTCCGAACGGCGAACACCTCGACTGGCGGATCGCCGGCATCGACATCGACTGCAAGTTCTCAAAGGATCTCGGCGGATGGGAGATCCCCATGGAGATGTACCTGTGTGTCGACCACGGCGGACGTCAGGGCAAAGCAGATCACCCTGCGCTGTTGACATGGTTCGACGACACAACAAACCAATGGGCGGCAGGGCTCGTCACAGTCACCGACGACCGGCTGTGGTGGAGATCTGACAAGACAACGGGTGCGTTGATCCGCGGCTATAACCGAGACAACAAGCGGCGGTTGGCCGACACCTCCGCAGGAATCGTGTTCTGGCTATGGGGAGGTCTCCAGGTCGACCTGCCGCACAATCTCCTACTCAATCTAGACATGGACGCGCGCGGACGCATCTTGTCACCGAACTTGTCGGGCCAGAAGCGCGTCGACCAGCTCTTCCGTGAAGTGCAGGGAAGTATCGTCGGCCGTGAGACCGTCCTAACTGTGGCACAGCAAGACGACGCTCCGAAGCGTGTTCGCGACGCCCGGAAGGCACTTGGGCCAGAGGGCATCGTGATACTTGGCCACCAAGACGCGCATCCCACAATCGCTGCGGCCCTGGGTCTTCCAGTGCCGGTGAAGGGTGAGTGGATCGCTGTGCGACTCGCCCCTGCGTCGGAGGGCAGCAGTCTTCCATTCGTGACCGTACAGGGACGGCCGTGGGCAGTAGCTGGAGACAACGATCCACCCGTCGCAGCGCCAATGGACTACCGACGGTTGAACTGA
- a CDS encoding heme peroxidase → MSENVHRLLVAWEALGNPDRWFRPEGYHQGLTLCIIDAIQSTGSHYNSVRKVVGRYREYRGDAAITDGTTELLATFDALGGVEPWAREIGNQRPASTRKGAALKAAVIQQVARNLHDDGVRTTGDLQVRGALEPNNEALRLATKKLWTGVEAQSSGVTWHYALMLAGLPGVKADRMVLRFVSRALNGVEVSPEYAASLVRDAAKLMGVSATDLDHAIWRKESGRPVSVDPEDEQQPVLEESDGREAGNR, encoded by the coding sequence GTGTCCGAGAACGTTCATCGGCTGCTGGTGGCATGGGAGGCTCTTGGCAATCCCGATCGGTGGTTCAGACCCGAGGGTTACCACCAGGGCCTTACGCTCTGCATCATCGATGCGATCCAGTCGACCGGTTCCCACTACAACAGCGTCCGGAAAGTCGTCGGCCGCTACCGCGAATATCGCGGGGATGCGGCGATCACAGACGGTACGACAGAACTCCTTGCCACGTTCGACGCACTCGGCGGCGTCGAACCGTGGGCGCGCGAGATCGGCAACCAGAGGCCGGCCTCGACACGCAAGGGGGCCGCGTTGAAGGCCGCCGTTATTCAACAGGTTGCTCGCAATCTTCATGACGACGGTGTGCGGACCACAGGCGACCTCCAGGTCCGTGGCGCGTTGGAACCTAACAACGAGGCTCTGCGGCTGGCCACCAAGAAATTGTGGACGGGGGTCGAGGCCCAGTCCTCAGGCGTCACTTGGCATTACGCGCTCATGCTTGCCGGCCTGCCGGGCGTCAAAGCTGATCGGATGGTGCTCCGTTTCGTCAGCCGTGCACTCAACGGCGTCGAGGTGTCACCGGAATACGCGGCCTCCCTGGTTCGGGACGCAGCGAAACTCATGGGCGTGTCCGCAACTGATCTTGACCACGCGATCTGGCGGAAGGAATCGGGCCGGCCCGTTTCGGTGGACCCCGAGGACGAGCAACAGCCGGTGCTCGAGGAATCCGACGGCCGTGAGGCTGGCAATCGGTGA
- a CDS encoding DUF6361 family protein, protein MTSLIAWLDASSEDQRRMREIVNLFSERESRDELGIGQVRDALSDLLWPGTSTLFTRARYFLFIPWCYRAAAETRSNVEKSTALADRNERRLIRGLLNAGAKDGVVGATAGTALKNLPSALYWGGMRVHGILNDATLNRDDAIAAEVARIHTRRPAINEFEDAAAVWHAGAFHATLPPMPAGFPAEVTGGFDMPNSEAAWLRDRMLDSSPDTMLEHALHHRPDAESAVPWEDSVLMSADGERRNVLEDARRFSVLMNSASLLYNLLLAEEYEEEGFDRVDNPVETYRQRIDEWASQATVQDDINNWNIADFWSRVLHKNPGVNPWSRRFIDDWLDLLGAADLASLADNADMRAFIRRREREHKRSQARLVNKRLLQSWLGSSGSGQLVYRWTQLRPVLHDIHDGLERPDA, encoded by the coding sequence GTGACCTCCCTCATCGCATGGCTCGACGCGTCGAGCGAGGATCAGCGGCGGATGCGCGAGATCGTGAACCTATTCAGCGAGCGCGAAAGTCGTGACGAACTCGGAATCGGCCAGGTCCGCGACGCGCTGAGCGACCTGCTGTGGCCGGGCACCTCCACCCTGTTCACCCGTGCCCGGTATTTCCTTTTCATCCCGTGGTGCTACCGCGCCGCCGCGGAAACCCGCAGCAACGTCGAAAAATCAACGGCGCTCGCAGATCGCAACGAACGGCGTCTCATCCGAGGCCTTCTCAACGCCGGCGCGAAGGACGGCGTGGTTGGTGCCACCGCTGGTACGGCGCTCAAGAACTTGCCATCCGCGCTGTACTGGGGCGGGATGCGCGTGCACGGCATCCTCAACGATGCCACCCTCAACAGAGATGATGCGATTGCCGCAGAGGTCGCCCGCATCCACACCCGCCGCCCCGCTATTAACGAGTTCGAGGACGCGGCGGCGGTCTGGCACGCGGGGGCGTTCCACGCAACCTTGCCGCCGATGCCGGCCGGGTTCCCGGCCGAGGTCACTGGTGGGTTCGACATGCCCAACAGCGAGGCTGCATGGCTCCGGGACCGGATGCTCGACAGCTCGCCCGACACGATGCTCGAACATGCACTTCACCACCGGCCCGACGCTGAAAGCGCTGTCCCGTGGGAAGATTCGGTGCTGATGTCAGCTGACGGTGAGCGCAGGAACGTGCTCGAGGATGCGCGCCGGTTCTCCGTCCTGATGAACAGTGCCTCCCTGCTGTACAACCTCCTGCTGGCGGAAGAGTATGAGGAGGAGGGCTTCGACCGCGTGGACAACCCGGTCGAGACGTACCGGCAGCGCATCGACGAATGGGCGAGCCAAGCGACCGTGCAGGACGACATCAACAACTGGAACATCGCCGACTTCTGGAGCCGTGTCCTGCATAAGAATCCAGGGGTGAACCCGTGGTCGCGCCGATTCATCGATGACTGGCTCGACCTGCTGGGGGCTGCCGACCTCGCTTCGCTCGCAGACAACGCGGACATGCGCGCGTTCATCCGCCGCCGCGAACGAGAGCACAAGCGATCGCAGGCGAGGCTGGTGAACAAGCGCCTGCTCCAATCGTGGCTCGGATCGTCGGGCAGCGGTCAGCTGGTCTACCGGTGGACTCAGCTGCGCCCGGTGCTCCACGACATCCACGACGGGTTGGAGCGTCCCGATGCTTGA
- a CDS encoding phospholipase D family protein: MRRAADKIDVFAQAGQVFEPRASSDLFALLEPMIHPVQAPRQNLLFHPKVWVLEYASGDARSYRMLCASRNLTNDRSWDLVVRLDGTSADGPTEQSAPLTAFVRALPAMAVQPLPPTRITRIAALADAIAAIEWERPPDVRALRFHPFGVPGVPVTPLRDLFSGIRHGIISPFVSDDGIARTIPVQSNPVVVLSRREQLDRLTSETLSRVEAVILDDAANDELAGDSDLPEPTSDDTAPLAPLESLAGLHAKAYVVDRQSGSHLIVGSANATVPAFGGNVEFLVEFEGPRTKFGVAALLGEQARLRALTIPYEPVGDEVIPPDELADHALDQVLRELASRRYFAQVEAEEPDIETEGAEVTPHYRIRLSADGGLRVPDGMKTRACLLTRPANTEGVPGEPVQFERLALTDITPFVVLRVTDRRDVTVSTVVAAVLDGDISGRQDAVIARQLVDRSAFMRLLALLLAMESGDGSLQFDAIGAAGAGWDEDGNGLFETLVRAIGVEHGGLADVRRIVEHVRAAEDRRTDGGGSVLPDGFDELWESVWSAYSARSAVSTDAQ; the protein is encoded by the coding sequence GTGCGGCGAGCGGCCGACAAGATCGACGTGTTCGCCCAAGCCGGCCAGGTGTTCGAGCCACGCGCCTCATCCGACTTGTTCGCGCTCCTGGAACCGATGATCCACCCCGTCCAGGCGCCTCGCCAGAACCTGCTTTTTCACCCGAAGGTGTGGGTGCTGGAATACGCCAGCGGTGATGCTCGCAGCTACCGGATGCTCTGCGCGAGCCGCAATCTCACCAATGACCGAAGCTGGGACCTTGTCGTCAGGCTCGACGGAACCAGCGCTGACGGCCCAACCGAACAGAGCGCACCGTTAACAGCATTCGTCCGGGCCCTACCCGCAATGGCCGTGCAACCGTTGCCACCGACGCGCATCACCCGGATCGCCGCGCTGGCCGACGCGATCGCCGCAATCGAGTGGGAACGCCCGCCGGATGTCCGGGCCCTCCGGTTCCACCCTTTCGGAGTCCCTGGCGTCCCCGTGACTCCGCTGCGTGATCTTTTCTCAGGCATTCGCCACGGCATCATCTCGCCGTTCGTCAGCGATGACGGCATCGCCCGGACCATTCCTGTGCAGTCGAACCCGGTCGTCGTCCTGTCCCGGCGGGAGCAACTCGATCGCTTGACTAGTGAAACGTTGAGTCGGGTCGAGGCGGTGATTCTCGACGATGCCGCCAACGACGAGCTCGCTGGCGACAGTGACCTTCCGGAGCCGACATCAGACGATACCGCCCCGCTGGCGCCTCTTGAGTCGCTGGCCGGACTCCACGCGAAAGCCTATGTCGTCGATCGGCAGTCGGGATCGCACCTGATCGTCGGCTCGGCCAACGCGACCGTGCCAGCGTTCGGTGGCAACGTGGAGTTTCTTGTCGAATTCGAAGGTCCGCGCACGAAATTCGGCGTGGCTGCATTGCTTGGCGAGCAAGCGCGGCTGCGAGCGCTCACCATTCCGTACGAGCCCGTCGGGGATGAGGTCATTCCGCCCGATGAACTGGCCGATCACGCGCTCGACCAGGTCCTGCGTGAGTTGGCGTCTCGTCGCTACTTCGCGCAGGTCGAGGCCGAAGAACCTGATATTGAAACCGAAGGTGCCGAGGTAACTCCGCACTACCGGATACGGCTGTCCGCAGACGGAGGCCTGCGCGTCCCAGACGGGATGAAGACCCGGGCCTGTCTGCTAACCCGCCCCGCCAACACCGAAGGGGTACCCGGAGAGCCCGTTCAGTTCGAGCGGCTCGCGCTCACCGACATCACACCGTTCGTCGTACTCAGGGTTACCGATCGACGTGACGTCACGGTCTCCACCGTCGTCGCGGCGGTTCTGGACGGGGACATCTCCGGCCGCCAAGATGCAGTCATCGCCCGTCAACTCGTCGACCGCTCGGCCTTCATGCGGCTGTTGGCGCTACTCCTCGCCATGGAAAGCGGTGACGGCTCGCTGCAGTTCGACGCGATAGGCGCTGCCGGTGCCGGCTGGGACGAAGACGGCAACGGACTGTTCGAAACGCTGGTGCGGGCAATCGGTGTCGAGCACGGCGGGTTGGCCGACGTGCGACGCATCGTCGAACACGTGCGGGCCGCGGAGGACCGACGCACAGACGGGGGAGGGTCCGTGCTTCCCGATGGTTTCGACGAACTCTGGGAATCGGTTTGGAGCGCGTATTCCGCGAGGTCGGCGGTGTCAACGGATGCGCAGTGA